The sequence below is a genomic window from Bactrocera neohumeralis isolate Rockhampton chromosome 4, APGP_CSIRO_Bneo_wtdbg2-racon-allhic-juicebox.fasta_v2, whole genome shotgun sequence.
AGTGGCGACGTTCACTCACCAAAAATGAGTTATTATTATCTTGTTGTTCTCTACTTTGTCTATGTATACTGCTGTAGCTTTGACGTTCACTAGGGAAAACCGAACTCGATGGCTCCTCGTGCAAGTTTAAAATACTCTTGCGATGAATTTTACCATTCGATGTAAGACTACCTATCTGATTGGAATCGTTAGAAATAGATTTTCGATGAAATACTGAGTTCGTAACGTTCGTATCGGCAGTGAAGTCGCTTCTTCGATGATGAAAATGTTTGGATACTGTAGCAGCTGAAGAACTAGATTTCGTTTTTGACGAGCAGCTTTCAACGGCTGTGGACTTTTGTTGAGTGGTATGTGTTTGATCTGACATAAATTTAGCCGATCCAGCAGCGTTTAGCTTTGCTGATGCGCTCTGCATTTCTCCAAACTTGCATTGGGTGGAGTGTGTTTGACCGGTGACTTCTCCCATTGTTGTACTGGATAATACTCTTTCAGAAGTGTTGCCAATTTTACTAGTTTTGAATTGTGCCGAGGAGGACTCATGCGACGAAGCGTTCATGCGGGTATcaatcattttattttcctttctaATACGATTTTCGGTCATAGAAATTGCCTCGTCGTGTTTATTTTCAACGTTTACAATGTTCTTAACATTGTTGGTCTTTGCAACATTCTCTATGACATTCACTCTCTCTTGTCGTTTAACATATTCTGTTTCTGGTTCTTTCTTAACCCGACCACCTATTACTGTAGTTACCTTTTTCGTCGATACTACTACTAAACCGTCAACGGGTTTATCCGAACTTACATTTGCGGCAGGAATTGCTTGTTTGCCAGAAACAAAGTTCATTTGATTAGTCGTTTTCAAAATGGCGTTATCCTCTCCAAGAGTTATAGATGATTTGTTATGAGAATACTTCGATCGGACAGCCTTTTGTACTACTTTAGTGCTGTCTAATCTTGAACTTTGCTTTTCATTGTAGTCATCTCTTCTGGAAACCTGAAGAGTGCCCTCTAGTTTGAGATTGTCTACTGGACGTTTTACAACCACCTTTTCAGTAgcagttttcaaaagtttagaATCGGTTCTATCTGTAGATGAAATATACATGTGTCCTTCTGGCCTAAGATTATCTTCCGGTTTTACTTGTTTTGGACGCTCAGCCGGCTGATATTGCTGTTTTTCCTTACTGTAGAAAGTGCCTTCAGGTTTAAGGTTATTACGTGGCACAATTTTGTCTGGTCTCTTAACACCCACGTGCTTTTCCGTCTCTGTAAAGGTCATCTCCCCCTCCATTCTTAAATTATCTTTGTGAATGACTCGTCTCACTTTTTCAGCCGGTTTAAATCCGGGTTTATCAGGAGTGTAAAATTCACCCTCCGTTCTTAAATTATCAGAGGGTACAACCTTTTCGGGCCTATTTACATACTGATACTGATTTTTCTCTGCAAACGTCATTTCTCCTTCCATGTGTAAATTATCTTTTCGGACAATGCGTTTTGTTTTCTCGGCGGGCTTGAATGATGTTTTCTCGGGTACGGTAAATTCACCCTCCACTTTTAAATTGTCTTTGGGTTTTTTCACTACAGGTCGTTCACCAGACTTGTATGAAGGCTTCTCCACTTTATAAAATTCGCCTTCAGGTCTTAGGTTATCTGTAGGTTTTATTTGATCCGGCTTTTTAACAAACTCATATTCCGTTTTCTCGGTAAATATAATTTCTCCTTCCGTACGAAGGTTGTCCTTTCTAATAATTCGCTCACTTTTTTCAGCAGGTCTAAACGCAATTTTTTCTGGTACATAAATGTTTCCCTCTGATTTGAGATTATCTTGTGGTTTTTTCGGAACAGGACGTTCGGCGGGTTTATACCCAGGTTTCTCTGGCTTATAAAATTCTCCCTCAGGCCGTAGATTATCTGCATGCTTTACTTGTGACGGTCGCTCACCGTGTCTGAATTTTGGTTTATCGGGAGAATAAAATTCTCCTTCAGGCTTCAAATTATCCTCCGGACGCTTCTGTACGGGACGTTCGGCTGGTTTATACCCAGGCTTCTCTGGTGTATAAAACTCTCCCTCAGGGCGTAGATTGTCTGCATGCTTTACTTGTGATGGACGCTCTCCGGGTTGGAATTTTGGTTTATCGGGAGAATAAAATTCTCCTTCGGGCTTCAAATTATCCTCCGGACGCTTCTGTACAGGACGTTCGGCTGGTTTATACCCTGGTTTCTCTGGTGTATAAAACTCTCCTTCAGGCCGTAGGTTATCTGCATGTTTTACTTGTGATGGCCGCTCTCCGGGTTGGAATTTTGGTTTATCGGGAGAATAAAATTCTCCTTCGGGCTTCAAATTATCTTCCGGACGCTTCTGTACAGGACGTTCCGCTGGTTTATACCCAGGCTTCTCTGGTGTATAAAACTCTCCCTCAGGGCGTAGATTGTCTGCATGCTTTACTTGTGATGGACGCTCTCCGGGTTGGAATTTTGGTTTATCAGGAGAATAAAATTCTCCTTCAGGCTTCAAATTATCCTCCGGACGCTTCTGTACGGGACGTTCGGCTGGTTTATACCCAGGTTTCTCTGGTGTATAAAACTCTCCCTCAGGGCGTAGATTGTCTGCATGCTTTACTTGTGATGGACGCTCTCCTGGTTGGAATTTTGGTTTATCGGGAGAATAAAATTCTCCTTCGGGCTTCAAATTATCCTCCGGACGCTTCTGTACAGGACGTTCGGCTGGTTTATACCCAGGTTTCTCTGGTGTATAAAATTCTCCCTCAGGCCGCAGGTTATCTGCATGCTTTACTTGTGATGGCCGCTCTCCGGGTTGGAATTTTGGTTTATCGGGAGAATAAAATTCTCCTTCAGGCTTCAAATTATCCTCCGGACGCTTCTGTACGGGACGTTCGGCTGGTTTATACCCAGGTTTCTCTGGTGTATAAAACTCTCCCTCAGGGCGTAGATTGTCTGCATGCTTTACTTGTGATGGACGCTCTCCTGGTTGGAATTTTGGTTTATCGGGAGAATAAAATTCTCCTTCGGGCTTCAAATTATCCTCCGGACGCTTCTGTACAGGACGTTCGGCTGGTTTATACCCAGGTTTCTCTGGTGTATAAAATTCTCCCTCAGGCCGTAGGTTATCTGCATGCTTTACTTGTGATGGACGCTCTCCTGGTTGGAATTTTGGTTTATCGGGAGAATAAAATTCTCCTTCAGGCTTCAAATTATCCTCTGGCCGCTTCTGTGTGGGACGTTCGGCCGGTTTATACCCAGGTTTCTGTGGAGTGTAAAATTCTCCTTCTGGCCGAAGATTGTCTACATGTTTCACTTGTGACGGCCGCTCGCCAGGTtggaattttggtttttctggGGTATAAAACTCTCCTTCTGGCTTTAAATTGTCTGTAGGCTTCACTTGCTCTGGCCTGCtaacaaattcatatttttcttttgtttcgaAAGTCATTTCACCTTCAGTGCGTAAGTTATCCTTCCTAATAATACGTTCGACTTTTTCTGCTGGCCTATAACCAGGCTTTCCAGGTGTGTAAAACTCGCCCTCAGGACGTAAGTTATCTTTTGGCTTCTTCTGAGTAGGTCGTTCGGCGGGTATGTAATCGGATTTTTCTGGAGAATAAAACTCGCCTTCTGTTCGAAGATTATCTTCAGGCTTCTTTTGTATTGGACGCTCTGCGGGCCTATAACTTGTTTTCTCAGGTATATAAAACTCACCTTCAGGCTTTAAGTTATCTTCGCGTCTAATAACTAACGGAGTCTCAGCTGCCTGATATTTTGGTTTTTCGGGAGTATAGAAATCACCCTCGGGTTTGAGATTATCAGTGGGTTTAATCTGATCAGGTCTAATGACAAACGTATATTCttcttttctttcaaaattcatttcacCTTCTGAGCGGAGATTGTCTTTCCTTATAATACGTTCAACCTTTTCAGCCGGTTTGTATACTAACTTCTCTGGTACTGTAAACGCACCTTCGGGTCTCAAGTTATCCTCAGGTTTAATTTGAGAAGGTCGTTCTGAAACTTGATACATTGGCTTTTCTGGAGTGTAAAATTCTCCCTCTGGTTTGAGGTTATCAATAGGTTTGACTTGCTCAGGTCTATTAACAAATTGATAATCTTCTTTTACTTCAAATATCATCTCCCCTTCAGTTCGCAAGTTATCTTTTCTTATTATTCGTTCTGTTCTTTCAGCTGGAGTGTAAGTGGTTTTCTCTGGAACAGTGAACTCTCCTTCAGGTCGTAAATTATCAAGAGGTTTTTTTTGAGTTGGCCTCTCCGCCGGCCGGTAACCAGGTTTTTCGGGTGTATAAAATTCACCTTCTGGTTTAAGGTTGTCTTCATGCTTGACTGGAGAAGGCCGATCTGCTGgaacaaaatcgactttttgtGGTTTATAAAACTCCCCGTCCGGTTTCAAATTATCTTCCCGTCTAATAATCAATGGCTTTTCGGCTGGCTGATACTTCGATTTTTCCGGAGCGTAGAATTCGCCTTCCGGTTTTAGATTATCAGTGGGTTTCAATTGCTCTGGCCTAACAACAAACTGATATTCTTCCTTCGTTTCAAAAGTCATCTCACCTTCTGAGCGCAAGTTATCCTTTCTAACAATACGTTCGACTTTTTCCGCTGGTTGGTAAGGTGTTTTCTGCGGAATAGTGAATTCACCTTCTGGTCTTAAATTGTCCTCAGGTTTCTTTGCAATAGGTCGGTCAGCGGACTGGTAGTCTGGTTTATCAGGAGCATAAAACTCTCCCTCCTGTCTCAAATTGTCTTGGGGTTTTTTCTGAGTTGGGCGTTCCGCAGGTTCAAAACCAGGTTTCTCGGGTGTATAGAATTCACCCTCCGGTTTTAAATTATCCTTATGTCGAATTTGCACTGGCTTTTCAGCAGGTTGGTATTTTGGTTTTTCTGGGGTATAGAATTCTCCTTCCGGTCTAAGATTATCTACCGGTTTGACTTGCTCTGGTCTATTTACAAATTGATATTCttctttcttttcaaaaataatttcccCTTCTGAGCGCAAGTTGTCTTTCCTTACTACACGAACAGTTTTTTCGGCgggtttatatatttctttttcggGAATCATGAACTCGCCTTCCGGTCTTAAGTTATCTTCAGGTTTCAATTGAGTAGGTCTTTCAGCAGCCTTAAATTCCTGCTTGTCTGGTACATAAAACTCACCTTCTGGACGCAAATTATCTTCTGGCCGCTTTTGAATTGGACGCTCTGCTGGTGTGAAACCTGGTTTTTGTGGAGTATAGAATTCGCCTTCGGGTTTTAAGTTATCTTCGTGTCTGATTTGTAAAGGTTTTTCAGCTGGCTTATATATTGATTTCTCTGGAGCATAAAACTCGCCTTCTGGCTTTAGATTATCAGTGGGTTTCACTTGATTGGGCCTAATAACAAACTGATATTCTTCTTTTGTTTCGAATGTCATTTCACCTTCTGTGCGTAAATTGTCCTTTCTAATAACACGTTCAATTTTTTCAGCAGGTTTATACATTTCTTTTTCCGGAACAAGAAACTCGCCTTCAGGTTTCAAATTATCTATAGGTTTCTTTTGCGTTGGACGTTCGGCGGGTTGATAAGTGGGTTTCTCGTGTTTATAGAACTCCCCTTCTGGTTTCAAATTGTCTTCTGGGCGTTTCTGAGTTGGACGTTCTGCTGGCCTATATCCAGGTTTTTCTGGAGTGTAAAATTCTCCCTCAGGGCGAAGGTTGTCCTCTGGTCTAACTTGTGTAGGACGTTCTCCTGGTTGAAACTTTGTTTTCTCTGGTGAATAGAAATCACCTTCTGGCTTCAAATTATCTTCCGGCCGTTTCTGAGTTGGACGTTCTGCTGGTCTAAATCCGGGCTTCTCAGGAGTGTAAAATTCGCCTTCGGGTCGCAAATTGTCAGCATGTCGTACTTGAGTGGGACGCTCTCCAGGTTGGAACTTAGGTTTCTCTGGTGAATAGAAATCACCTTCTGGCTTCAAATTATCCTCTGGCCGTTTCTGAGTTGGACGTTCTGCTGGCCTAAATCCAGTTTTTTCTGGAGTGTAAAATTCACCCTCAGGCCTAAGGTTGTCCTCTGGTCTAACTTGTGTGGGACGTTCTCCTGGTTGGAACTTTGTCTTCTCTGGTGTATAGAACTCGCCTTCTGGTCTCAAATTATCTTCCGGTTTCTTCTGAACTGGACGTTCAGCGGGTCTAAATCCAGGTTTTTCGGGAGTGTAAAATTCACCCTCAGGCCTAAGGTTGTCCTCTGGTCTAACTTGTGTGGGACGTTCTCCTGGTTGGAACTTTGTCTTCTCTGGTGTATAGAACTCGCCTTCTGGTCTCAAATTATCTTCTGGCTTCTTTTGAGTTGGACGTTCAGCTGGTCTAAATCCGGGCTTCTCAGGAGTGTAAAATTCGCCTTCGGGTTTCAAATTATCAGCATGTCGTACTTGTGTGGGGCGCTCTCCAGGTTGGAACTTTGGTTTCTCTGGTGAATAGAAATCACCTTCTGGTTTCAAATTATCCTCTGGCCGTTTCTGAGTTGGACGTTCTGCTGGCCTATATCCAGGTTTTTCTGGAGTGTAAAATTCACCCTCAGGCCGAAGGTTGTCCTCTGGTCTAACTTGTGTAGGACGTTCTCCTGGTTgaaactttgttttttctggTGCATAAAACTCTCCTTCTGGTCTCAAATTATCTTCTGGCTTCTTTTGAGTTGGACGTTCAGCTGGTCTAAATCCGGGCTTCTCAGGAGTGTAAAATTCGCCTTCGGGTCGCAAATTATCAGCATGTCGTACTTGAGTGGGACGCTCTCCAGGTTGGAACTTAGGTTTCTCTGGTGAATAGAAATCACCTTCTGGCTTCAAATTATCCTCTGGCCGTTTCTGAGTTGGACGTTCTGCTGGCCTAAATCCAGTTTTTTCTGGAGTGTAAAATTCACCCTCAGGCCTAAGGTTGTCCTCTGGTCTAACTTGTGTGGGACGTTCTCCTGGTTGGAACTTTGTCTTCTCTGGTGTATAGAACTCGCCTTCTGGTCTCAAATTATCTTCCGGTTTCTTCTGAACTGGACGTTCAGCGGGTCTAAATCCAGGTTTTTCGGGAGTGTAAAATTCACCCTCAGGCCTAAGGTTGTCCTCTGGTCTAACTTGTGTGGGACGTTCTCCTGGTTGGAACTTTGTCTTCTCTGGTGTATAGAACTCGCCTTCTGGTCTCAAATTATCTTCTGGTTTCTTTTGAGTTGGACGTTCAGCTGGTCTAAATCCGGGCTTCTCAGGAGTGTAAAATTCGCCTTCGGGTTTCAAATTATCAGCATGTCGTACTTGTGTGGGGCGCTCTCCAGGTTGGAACTTTGGTTTCTCTGGTGAATAGAAATCACCTTCTGGTTTCAAATTATCCTCTGGCCGTTTCTGAGTTGGACGTTCTGCTGGCCTATATCCAGGTTTTTCTGGAGTGTAAAATTCACCCTCAGGCCGAAGGTTGTCCTCTGGTCTAACTTGTGTAGGACGTTCTCCTGGTTgaaactttgttttttctggTGCATAAAACTCTCCTTCTGGTCTCAAATTATCTTCTGGCTTCTTTTGAGTTGGACGTTCAGCTGGTCTAAATCCGGGCTTCTCAGGAGTGTAAAATTCGCCTTCGGGTCGCAAATTATCAGCATGTCGTACTTGTGTGGGACGCTCTCCAGGTTGGAACTTTGGTTTCTCTGGTGAATAGAAATCACCTTCTGGTTTCAAATTGTCTTCTGGCTTCTTTTGAGTTGGACGTTCAGCGGGTCTAAACCCATGTTTTTCAGGAGTGTAAAACTCACCCTCAGGCCGAAGGTTGTCCTCTGGTCTAACTTGTGTGGGACGTTCCCCTGGTTgaaactttgttttttctggTGCATAAAACTCTCCTTCTGGTCTCAAATTATCTTCTGGCTTCTTTTGAGTTGGACGTTCAGCTGGTCTAAATCCGGGCTTCTCAGGAGTGTAAAATTCGCCTTCGGGTTTCAAATTATCAGCATGTCGTACTTGTGTGGGGCGCTCTCCAGGTTGGAACTTTGGTTTCTCTGGTGAATAGAAATCACCTTCTGGTTTCAAATTATCCTCTGGCCGTTTCTGAGTTGGACGTTCTGCTGGCCTATATCCAGGTTTTTCTGGAGTGTAAAATTCACCCTCAGGCCGAAGGTTGTCCTCTGGTCTAACTTGTGTAGGACGTTCTCCTGGTTgaaactttgttttttctggTGCATAAAACTCTCCTTCTGGTCTCAAATTATCTTCTGGCTTCTTTTGAGTTGGACGTTCAGCTGGTCTAAATCCGGGCTTCTCAGGAGTGTAAAATTCGCCTTCGGGTCGCAAATTATCAGCATGTCGTACTTGTGTGGGACGCTCTCCAGGTTGGAACTTTGGTTTCTCTGGTGAATAGAAATCACCTTCTGGTTTCAAATTGTCTTCTGGCTTCTTTTGAGTTGGACGTTCAGCGGGTCTAAACCCATGTTTTTCAGGAGTGTAAAACTCACCCTCAGGCCGAAGGTTGTCCTCTGGTCTAACTTGTGTGGGACGTTCCCCTGGTTgaaactttgttttttctggTGCATAAAACTCTCCTTCTGGTCTCAAATTATCTTCTGGCTTCTTTTGAGTTGGACGTTCAGCTGGTCTAAATCCGGGCTTCTCAGGAGTGTAAAATTCACCCTCAGGCCTAAGGTTGTCCTCTGGTCTAACTTGTGTAGGACGTTCTCCTGGTTGATACTTTGATTTTTCTGGTGTATAGAACTCGCCTTCTGGTCTCAAATTATCTTCTGGCTTCTTTTGAGTTGGACGTTCAGCTGGTCTAAATCCGGGCTTCTCAGGAGTGTAAAATTCGCCTTCGGGTCGCAAGTTGTCAGCATGTCTAACTTGTGTGGGACGCTCTCCAGGTTGGAACTTTGGTTTCTCTGGTGAATAGAACTCGCCTTCTGGTCTCAAATTATCTTCTGGCTTTTTCTGAGTTGGACGTTCAGCTGGTCTAAACCCAGGTTTTTCAGGAGTGTAAAACTCACCCTCAGGCCTAAGGTTGTCCTCTGGTCTAACTTGTGTAGGACGTTCTCCTGGTTGGAACTTTGACTTTTCTGGTGTATAGAACTCGCCTTCTGGTCTCAAATTATCTTCTGGTTTCTTCTGAACTGGACGTTCAGCAGGCCTAAATCCAGGTTTTTCGGGAGTGTAAAATTCACCCTCAGGGCGAAGGTTGTCCCCTGGTCTAACTTGTGTTGGACGTTCTCCTGGTTGAAACTGTGCCTTTTCGGGTGTATAGAACTCGCCTTCTGGTCTCAAATTATCTTCTGGCTTCTTCTGAACTGGACGTTCAGCAGGCCTAAATCCAGGTTTTTCTGGAGTGTAAAACTCGCCTTCTGGTTGCAAATTGTCAGCATGTCTTACTTGCGTGGGACGCTCTCCTGGTTGGAATTTTATCTTCTCTGGTTTATAGAATTCTCCTTCTGGTTTCAAATTGTCTTCTGGTTTCGTTTGTGTAGGACGTTCAGCAGGTCTAAATCCGGGTTTTTCAGGCGTATAAAACTCTCCTTCCGATTTAAGATTATCAATTGGTTTGATTTGTTCCGGCCTACTCACAAATGTGTATTCTTCTTTTACGTCAAATATCATTTCTCCTTCTGTTTTGAGATTGTCTTTTCTTATTACTCGTGTTGTCTGTTCCGCTGGTGCATACGAGATCTTTTCCGGCACTATGAATTCACCTTCAGGGCGGAGATTGTCCTCTGGTTTCTTTTGTAACGGGCGTTCTGTTGATTGATAGACTGGTTTGTCGGGAGTGTAGAAATCTCCTTCCGGTTTTAGGTTgtctttatatttaatttgagtAGGTTTTTCTGCTGGAACatacgttgttttttctggcaTATAAAATTCACCTTCAGATTTGAGGTTATCAGTGGGTTTGACTGGCAGAGGCCTTATTACATATTGATATTCCTCTTTTTCCGTAAATGTCATTTCTCCTTCACTGCGCAAGTTGTCTTTTCTAATTATGCGTTCCGTTCTTTCAGCCGGTTGGAATGGAATTTTTTCGGGAACTATAAATTCTCCCTCAGGTTTCAAATTGTCCTCGGGTTTTATTAAAGTGACTTGCTCGTCAATGTCGTACAAAAGTTTTAATCGAGATTCTTCGAGATCCTTTTTAGACCAAGTGTTGGACCTTATTCGCGTTTGAGATTCGTCCAGCAAAtctattaattaacaaaaaacgcagttcttaatttaaacaaaggatatattgtatatactataGACTTTACCTATAGTCTCTATTATAGCATCCGTCTTCTTAACGCTTGAAGCACAATGGTGGCGACTGAAAtgagcatacatatatgatattttgatataaaatgcTAATTTAAAGCCAATTATAAAGAACCAACATTTCTAAAAGCTAATTATTTATATTGCTTACCCGCAAGTGCAGAT
It includes:
- the LOC126756767 gene encoding uncharacterized protein LOC126756767 isoform X31 encodes the protein MVSKGSKKKQQQISVSDSKNAASTSSTTSSSSKTVVHTAGTEAASTSSSAVGVTSTSSPTWTKTSQTLQKSESAASNKSMLATTHSGTQSQLQSTLFKSSSSSSSHTESRSEQKQRRQQIEQQQQQQQEQLYEIVSDVGSIGGGQSAPIASIMSDTLKSTKASSSSSSFQQKSEYYEEISNDFSNAKIISSIDLLESDKKEPVFSVPIDVIEIVGSGSSSIGSNYNKAYLSSSQSQTGIMTSTSSSNFAHIESASSSSKVIDGGITITDMSTENSKSISSTSNTAKSGKVTSTNVEMTSSSNKFLTNDVNNSSTEVNSYTSYSTIDGKAINGATTPVIAPLITSPAKTQQTSTAFTKSTQRAIDDDSHSITSTAHSEITSQGDSTSLTETAKNLKSDVVVSGSSRQLASNVTNKSTKKSSIIEQNISEQTIEESSLKKSKSTSKKEVYDVKTKRWTELNEKTGTGATNKKQPTIERYVSRESDGTYKITYKKKIFDQRANKWKIVEEKTVDSAHDTHYPEIVDDVINTTTTTYTTKVYDTKTGEWKIVEEKSFVDSKAFVPNDIVREIEKDNTDVANITTTTEVTKIFDASLNDWRVLDEKTHTDVIERIVETPKKTIYIDEFVEIEKNVQITEDSENITNERTNTSKRKDITTNIYDEVDDVKREKLTTSDSRIRGVDKKETFGSKHTDMCICEICTCGRHHCASSVKKTDAIIETIDLLDESQTRIRSNTWSKKDLEESRLKLLYDIDEQVTLIKPEDNLKPEGEFIVPEKIPFQPAERTERIIRKDNLRSEGEMTFTEKEEYQYVIRPLPVKPTDNLKSEGEFYMPEKTTYVPAEKPTQIKYKDNLKPEGDFYTPDKPVYQSTERPLQKKPEDNLRPEGEFIVPEKISYAPAEQTTRVIRKDNLKTEGEMIFDVKEEYTFVSRPEQIKPIDNLKSEGEFYTPEKPGFRPAERPTQKKPEDNLRPEGEFYSPEKPKFQPGERPTQVRHADNLRPEGEFYTPEKPGFRPAERPTQKKPEDNLRPEGEFYTPEKSKYQPGERPTQVRPEDNLRPEGEFYTPEKPGFRPAERPTQKKPEDNLRPEGEFYAPEKTKFQPGERPTQVRPEDNLRPEGEFYTPEKHGFRPAERPTQKKPEDNLKPEGDFYSPEKPKFQPGERPTQVRHADNLRPEGEFYTPEKPGFRPAERPTQKKPEDNLRPEGEFYAPEKTKFQPGERPTQVRPEDNLRPEGEFYTPEKPGYRPAERPTQKRPEDNLKPEGDFYSPEKPKFQPGERPTQVRHADNLKPEGEFYTPEKPGFRPAERPTQKKPEDNLRPEGEFYAPEKTKFQPGERPTQVRPEDNLRPEGEFYTPEKHGFRPAERPTQKKPEDNLKPEGDFYSPEKPKFQPGERPTQVRHADNLRPEGEFYTPEKPGFRPAERPTQKKPEDNLRPEGEFYAPEKTKFQPGERPTQVRPEDNLRPEGEFYTPEKPGYRPAERPTQKRPEDNLKPEGEFYTPEKTKFQPGERPTQVRPEDNLRPEGEFYTPEKPGFRPAERPVQKKPEDNLRPEGEFYTPEKTKFQPGERPTQVRPEDNLRPEGEFYTPEKPGFRPAERPTQKKPEDNLRPEGEFYAPEKTKFQPGERPTQVRPEDNLRPEGEFYTPEKTGFRPAERPTQKRPEDNLKPEGDFYSPEKPKFQPGERPTQVRHADNLRPEGEFYTPEKPGFRPAERPTQKRPEDNLKPEGDFYSPEKTKFQPGERPTQVRPEDNLRPEGEFYTPEKPGYRPAERPTQKRPEDNLKPEGEFYKHEKPTYQPAERPTQKKPIDNLKPEGEFLVPEKEMYKPAEKIERVIRKDNLRTEGEMTFETKEEYQFVIRPNQVKPTDNLKPEGEFYAPEKSIYKPAEKPLQIRHEDNLKPEGEFYTPQKPGFTPAERPIQKRPEDNLRPEGEFYVPDKQEFKAAERPTQLKPEDNLRPEGEFMIPEKEIYKPAEKTVRVVRKDNLRSEGEIIFEKKEEYQFVNRPEQVKPVDNLRPEGEFYTPEKPKYQPAEKPVQIRHKDNLKPEGEFYTPEKPGFEPAERPTQKKPQDNLRQEGEFYAPDKPDYQSADRPIAKKPEDNLRPEGEFTIPQKTPYQPAEKVERIVRKDNLRSEGEMTFETKEEYQFVVRPEQLKPTDNLKPEGEFYAPEKSKYQPAEKPLIIRREDNLKPDGEFYKPQKVDFVPADRPSPVKHEDNLKPEGEFYTPEKPGYRPAERPTQKKPLDNLRPEGEFTVPEKTTYTPAERTERIIRKDNLRTEGEMIFEVKEDYQFVNRPEQVKPIDNLKPEGEFYTPEKPMYQVSERPSQIKPEDNLRPEGAFTVPEKLVYKPAEKVERIIRKDNLRSEGEMNFERKEEYTFVIRPDQIKPTDNLKPEGDFYTPEKPKYQAAETPLVIRREDNLKPEGEFYIPEKTSYRPAERPIQKKPEDNLRTEGEFYSPEKSDYIPAERPTQKKPKDNLRPEGEFYTPGKPGYRPAEKVERIIRKDNLRTEGEMTFETKEKYEFVSRPEQVKPTDNLKPEGEFYTPEKPKFQPGERPSQVKHVDNLRPEGEFYTPQKPGYKPAERPTQKRPEDNLKPEGEFYSPDKPKFQPGERPSQVKHADNLRPEGEFYTPEKPGYKPAERPVQKRPEDNLKPEGEFYSPDKPKFQPGERPSQVKHADNLRPEGEFYTPEKPGYKPAERPVQKRPEDNLKPEGEFYSPDKPKFQPGERPSQVKHADNLRPEGEFYTPEKPGYKPAERPVQKRPEDNLKPEGEFYSPDKPKFQPGERPSQVKHADNLRPEGEFYTPEKPGYKPAERPVQKRPEDNLKPEGEFYSPDKPKFQPGERPSQVKHADNLRPEGEFYTPEKPGYKPAERPVQKRPEDNLKPEGEFYSPDKPKFQPGERPSQVKHADNLRPEGEFYTPEKPGYKPAERPVQKRPEDNLKPEGEFYSPDKPKFQPGERPSQVKHADNLRPEGEFYTPEKPGYKPAERPVQKRPEDNLKPEGEFYSPDKPKFRHGERPSQVKHADNLRPEGEFYKPEKPGYKPAERPVPKKPQDNLKSEGNIYVPEKIAFRPAEKSERIIRKDNLRTEGEIIFTEKTEYEFVKKPDQIKPTDNLRPEGEFYKVEKPSYKSGERPVVKKPKDNLKVEGEFTVPEKTSFKPAEKTKRIVRKDNLHMEGEMTFAEKNQYQYVNRPEKVVPSDNLRTEGEFYTPDKPGFKPAEKVRRVIHKDNLRMEGEMTFTETEKHVGVKRPDKIVPRNNLKPEGTFYSKEKQQYQPAERPKQVKPEDNLRPEGHMYISSTDRTDSKLLKTATEKVVVKRPVDNLKLEGTLQVSRRDDYNEKQSSRLDSTKVVQKAVRSKYSHNKSSITLGEDNAILKTTNQMNFVSGKQAIPAANVSSDKPVDGLVVVSTKKVTTVIGGRVKKEPETEYVKRQERVNVIENVAKTNNVKNIVNVENKHDEAISMTENRIRKENKMIDTRMNASSHESSSAQFKTSKIGNTSERVLSSTTMGEVTGQTHSTQCKFGEMQSASAKLNAAGSAKFMSDQTHTTQQKSTAVESCSSKTKSSSSAATVSKHFHHRRSDFTADTNVTNSVFHRKSISNDSNQIGSLTSNGKIHRKSILNLHEEPSSSVFPSERQSYSSIHRQSREQQDNNNSFLVSERRHFNTLSQSQSRDQTSKSCNVHKTSSSSGIEFPSYSKHSERTVSRRNVNQSSISLGIDGASSTTLYRSEYKTVPSTTCAIHKIKEGAFQHTRNTNEHKFFKTVKN